One Symbiobacterium terraclitae genomic region harbors:
- a CDS encoding YdcF family protein, producing the protein MSLRLYEGMSLREISEYLFVEDEPTPGDLILVFGGKRLERAERAAELYHQGMAPRVFIAGGDKRGIGVCEAERLRDRMVELGVPAEAIEVECESLNTIEQVRYAVDRIEKSIGWKNIRNVLLVSAPHHMRRAKRTIANYIPRETVITCCPDRRTDITRDNWWHTPEGKNLVVRELEKVRTYALHGNL; encoded by the coding sequence ATGAGTCTGAGACTGTACGAAGGCATGTCGCTCCGGGAGATCTCCGAGTACCTGTTCGTGGAGGATGAGCCCACGCCCGGGGATCTGATCCTGGTCTTCGGCGGCAAGCGACTCGAGCGGGCCGAACGCGCGGCCGAGCTGTACCACCAGGGCATGGCGCCCCGGGTCTTCATCGCAGGGGGCGACAAGCGGGGTATCGGCGTCTGCGAGGCGGAACGGCTCCGCGACCGGATGGTCGAGTTGGGCGTGCCGGCGGAGGCCATCGAGGTGGAGTGCGAATCCCTGAACACCATCGAACAGGTTCGCTACGCCGTCGACCGCATCGAGAAGAGCATCGGCTGGAAGAACATCCGGAACGTCCTCCTGGTTAGCGCTCCCCACCACATGCGCCGCGCAAAGCGCACGATCGCCAACTATATCCCCCGCGAGACGGTCATCACCTGCTGCCCCGACCGGCGCACCGACATCACCCGGGACAACTGGTGGCACACCCCCGAAGGGAAGAACCTGGTCGTCCGCGAGCTGGAGAAGGTCCGCACCTACGCCCTGCACGGGAACCTCTGA
- a CDS encoding nitroreductase family protein, protein MEYQELFELVRTRRSIRRYRPDDVPDEMLQRAIELATWAPSGGNFQPWRFTVVKNRELIGKLADAVESRSRLMASWPESEPYRAHADRWVVTSAFFRHAPACIAVQVGAYQSVADRLLAARGEGDPAAREMIEWRRFGSSRIQTIGGAIMLLLLALHQQGLGACWMAGPLQAKAEIERLLGVPEGWDFVALVPVGFPAEEREGAPRKPLSEVVEVIR, encoded by the coding sequence ATGGAGTACCAGGAGCTGTTCGAACTCGTCCGTACCCGCCGCTCGATTCGCAGGTACCGTCCCGATGACGTGCCCGACGAGATGCTGCAGCGGGCCATCGAGCTGGCCACCTGGGCGCCCAGCGGGGGCAACTTCCAGCCCTGGCGGTTCACGGTGGTCAAGAACCGGGAGCTCATCGGCAAGCTGGCTGACGCGGTGGAGTCCCGCAGCCGGCTGATGGCCTCCTGGCCGGAGTCGGAGCCCTACCGGGCGCACGCGGACCGCTGGGTGGTGACCAGCGCCTTCTTCCGGCACGCGCCCGCCTGCATCGCCGTGCAGGTGGGGGCCTACCAGTCCGTGGCCGACAGGCTGCTGGCCGCCCGGGGCGAGGGCGATCCCGCCGCCCGGGAGATGATCGAGTGGCGCCGGTTCGGCTCCTCCCGCATCCAGACCATCGGCGGGGCGATCATGCTGCTGCTTCTGGCGCTGCACCAGCAGGGGCTGGGCGCCTGCTGGATGGCCGGGCCGCTGCAGGCGAAGGCCGAGATCGAGCGGCTGCTGGGCGTGCCTGAGGGCTGGGACTTCGTCGCCCTGGTGCCGGTGGGCTTCCCCGCCGAGGAGCGGGAGGGCGCTCCCCGGAAGCCGCTCAGCGAGGTGGTGGAGGTCATCCGGTAG